ttcttcagaaaataaacTTCATAGAAAAATATGGCACTGAAATTGACCAAAATATACTGCCAAACATTTTAAGGAAACTAGCTGTTTGTGAAGATCTGATAACGTTTCATACCAAAAAAGCTGAAACtacaaaatctaaaataaaagaatggtTAGGTTACTTTGCGAGAGCGGTTGAAAAAGCAGTGAAAAATCAAACTCAAGATTTTTACGaagaaatagacaaaaatgTCGACGAAATTAAGACAAGACTGTTACCACAAGTAAGCACTTTGAATGAGATGAAAAAAGAAGTTCAAGAAATTCGAACGAAAATCGATACCCTTTCAAGCTGCAAAAACCTTTCCAAAACAGCTGATTTAGAAACAAGTATTAATAAACTATCCGAAAACCTTAACAAGGTAGGAACACAAGAAAGGACAAAATTCCTGGAATTTGTAGGAAAGGAATTTAAAACTTCCTTTATGCCTTTACTCGGGGAACTAAGATTAAGGGCTGTCTTTGAATTAAATCTTGTTAGCTCGATTGCAACAGCAGTGAACTCAATAGATAAAATCATATCATGCAATAATAATCAGATCTTAGTCCGAAATTGGGAATCTAGAAAAATGTGGAAATTCAAACTAGAGAATGAAAAAGCAATTGAGCTTGGAAATTGGGCTATGGATGTCAAAGATATAGCCGCATTGAGATCAGgtgatattttattaattctgGCTGACAAAACTGAAGTGAGACACATACCCTATCTTCGACAATATGATAGCGATCATAATCAAAGTATCGCCGACATTTCAGCGTTCTTCTTTGATACTACCCCACAAATACCGACTACAGTACATGTGACCCGTAAAAATAACGTTATCTTAAGTACTGTCGAACCTGGGCGAGACTGGCTACCAATGGATAGTCCATGTAAAGTACAAATAATAGTTCTAACAGAACAAGGACATATCATCTCACAATTCGATTACGACAAGGATTTGTTCTGTTTTCCGAACAGAATCGCCTCTTTCGGTTCGGACATTTGTGTAGCAGATTCTATTTCCGATTACTCCGGTAGATTGGTAACACTCGACAGCACAGGAAAAGTCAGATGGACCTACGGAGACGAAGAACAAAATTCCGTCGTGATAGCCGACATGGTTTCTACGCCGCTTTCAAACATAATACTGTTTGACGCTTGTCAACGTGTCTTACGCGCCCTTGATTCTGAGGGAAGATTTTTAAACACATGGAGATTACAAGACTTTAGTATTAACGATGCGTATGCAATGACGATGTCAAGTGATGAAAAATTATTGATTGGCTCTGGTCATACGGGAAAAAATTTACACGTTCTTGAATTGCGAGAATAAAACAGATGATCGAAAAGTTCATTCATGTTTACAACACTTTGCAAGTACAATGTACAAACCATTCTTTAAATCTTGCTCATCATTTTATATGGAGTGTTAACATTgctataaattttatttataatgtgtTCATCCTTATATTAATTTTTGACGCTGAAAGCAGTCGTAATTATATGTCCTAGTTCAAAATCTTTTGAGTTGGTAATGAATGAAATTTACAGATTATAATATAAGATTGTTTAAGatgtaacatttttataaaactggAACCCGAAGTTTTCGATCTTAGAAACGTATGAAATACgcgtttcattttatttctccCAATTCATGATTCATGCAAACAAAAATGCGTTTGCTGATTTAATGAACTTATTGTccctttataaaatatgttcatgACTTAGCACTGGAGTAACTCCCTGCGTTCGAAGATGAtggcattttttatttatgaatatacaaaaaaaacaatcattattgaattgttttatccTTTATATTGGTTCAAGTTtataataaactttatttataaatgtatattcataTATTAACATGCTTTATTATGCTCTGTAttgttacaaaattaaataactaaAAAGGTAACATTGTATAGCTATCTTATGAGGAAGTAATATTGAAAAGGTGAAGGTAGTatccttataaaaaaatatccatttgtttgaaaacaaaatatgtagaGTGATTGTCAATGATAAAACTAACCACAATAGAACAAAGATCCCGGATGGCTATTTCTAATTTAGGTAACAACAACAAATGTTGAGCAGTAGAACTATTTTCTGTGTTATATTCACAACatgaaattgagaaagaaagtgatgaatgtgccaaagagataacaacccgactaaagaacagaaaacaacaaaaggccaccaatgggtcatcAACACAGCATAAAACATCACTCATCCAGAGGTCGTCTTCAAAATAtgaactagttcagtgaaaatggacgtaaCACTATACTCTaacataaactaaaataaaaaaatatacaagattAACGAAGACCAGATACTCTTGAAttgggacagacgcaaaaaaaagcagcggggttaaacatgttttttgagatctcaaccctcaaAATATACCTCTAcccaatgtagaaaaacaaacacacgaCAATACGCACAGTTAAATTCAGAGTCCGAGTCAGaataagtaacaaaaaaaaagaggcaaATTGACAATTAAACATGAATTAATAAAGGACTACTAGTAGTTACTGAAAGGAAATCATTtaagatttcgaaaaagagtaggctaatgccgctacaaggcagcactcgcaccctcaaagtggaaagggattaatataagttgcaaaacttgtttcccaatccactataaataaatatgtttaaactaaactaaactaatttaatataactgaaatattttatctgCAATCATGTGAGCTTTAATATTAAGACCTGTTGAACTATAAACTACTTAAAGTATATGGGTATAGGCATATTGTACTTTTGGATAATAAAATAGTTACGTCATTTCCGTAGTTAATATGAGTCTAGTGTTATGGTTTAGTAATCTCGTGGTTCCACGTTTATGGTTAAAAGTTTTCCGTGTTTGGACTAAAAAAGGCTCGATCTTTGTTCGGTTATACCAGCAGGGCTGTATTCTAAGGTTAAGATCTTTCCATGGTTctattataatgtttaattagagCTCTCCGTAATTGTACTACTATAATTTAGAGATTTCATTGTTGTATCATTATGTATTAAACTTTTCCCGTGGCTATACTACTATGGATTAGAGCTTTTTGTGGTTAAACTACCGGTACTATggataatagcctttcaagattGTACTATTATAGTTTAAGGTTTTCCTTGGATGCACTGCTATGGGATAAACCTTTCTGTAGTTGTACTAGCAGTATTATGGGTTAGACCTTTCAATGATTGTACTATTATACTAATATGGTTTACAGCTTTTTCTTGTTATACGTTCATCGTTAAAATCATTGTGTGGTTGTTCTATGATTAAAGCTTCCCGTGGTGGTACTATAGTGGTTTTGAGATTGCCGTGGTTGAATCATCATGTTTAAAAGATCTCCGTggttattttattacaataaataattttcattgtttgaaCTATAGTGGTAAGGAGTTTTCTGATGTTGTATCATAATTGTTAATGGCTTCCtgatgttgtatttgtttttttcttacagACCTTTATTAAGCTGTTATGTAATGGTTTTGAGATTTCTGTGGTTGtactataaaagagggacgatagatgacagagggacagtcaaacccataaatcgaaaataaactgacaacgccatgactaaaaatgaaaaagataaacagacaaacaatagttcatatgacataacatagaaaactaaagaaaaaacaacacgaacccctaaAAAAACTAGGGgcgatctcaggtgctccggaagggtaagcagattctgctccacatgtggcacccgtcgtgttgcttatgtgataacaaatccggtaaattgtCTTATTCGGtatgtcacattcatgaaagggaaggggtttgtagtaacgacgtaaggaacatattcgatatcatttgtgaaatggttattccataacggtcaaccaactcgtgatggtgtccgtaaaatttacaaaaggacgatttcaacttcaccatttggaagtcttggtttaataacttccttgtgagcagcaaccatctatcaagaaaatcatgatagtaaATGCAatcacgggaatatcgtatcaattgggagatgtaTATTCAGGTGCTGCTGGATCGGAATGTTGCTACTTGTTGAAACCATCTCTTTTGTCGTCAAGTTTTGTTTTCGATAGATATTTACGGTATTTTGTTCAGACATTTCATAACGTTCTGTAAGGATTGTTATGTTATCGTAAGGTCCTGTTTATGTTATATCTATATGTCTTAGAATTTTTCATAGTTGAACTATTATGGTTTCGAGCTTGCCATGGTTGTTGTGTTATGTTTTAACGTTTTCAAATTTCGCATATCATTTTTTAGAACTATTTTTGTTTAGACATTTACTTGGTTGTACTTCAATGATTTTTACcttttctttattataataGTATCGTTTAGAGCTCTAGGTTGCATGATTATGGTTCATGCATTTCatgaatttgatgcgactgtcatacaagtgagaggtttagctagctataaaaccaggttcaatccaccattttctacattaaaaaatgcctgtaccaagtcaggaatatgacagttgttatccattcgtttgatgtgtttggacttttgattttgccttttgattttggattttcccttttgaattttcctcggagttcagtatttttgtgtttttactttttccttGATTGTACTAAAATGgttgttatataatttttaagttTCCTTTTCGTTCTATTTCTATGGTttaacacattcattgattgtACTATAGtagttgttatattattaaagcGTTCTTGCCATGGTTCTCTCATGATGGTTTAGACCTGACCTTGATTGGTCTATTGTGGTTGGAAAATTACTGTTAAGTTCTTTCCATGGTTCTATCATAAAGGTTTAGACCTTTTCGCTGTTTTACCGTAGTTGTACTTGTTTTGTTTAGACCCTTACGTACTGTACTTGAGATTTACATAGTTGTACTAATTATCGTTTAAGGATCCGTTGCTATAGAGTTTAGTGAGGTTGTTCAGTGGTTTTACATTTGTGGTTTAGAGCTTtcaaataatgttatatttagtGAGACCTGGCCATGGTTTAGTACTTTATGTAGTTGTACTTCAATGATATTAACTTTTTGTCGTTGTTCTGTTATGTTTGATAGCTTTCACTTAATAAACTTCAATtggtttataatttagtacgcaagacgcgcgtttcgtctacataagactctccggtgacgctcatataaaaaaaatggtaagaACTGTCCGTTACTTTTGACACTAATGATATTTCTGTAGAAAACTAGTGTAAAAAGGGGTATTGTTTCGCTTCGGGTTTTTTTCCGCGATTTAATGACAAAATGTGCAAGTATAATTTTCGTTGTGTATCATATGTGTCTACCGGAAAATACACGCGAAATTTTAATACgaagtaataaaaaatacaggtagtaaaaattctgaaaaaatgtttgaaatgatcctcaatgctcttcaactttgtacttgtctggctttagaaatatttttatatgagcgtcaccggagagtcttatgtagacgaaacgcgcgtcttgcgtactaaattataaacctATAATAACGTTTCGTCCCAGAGCATGCAGAGGGTATTAAcagtccagtagtcaacacttcggtgttgacatgaatatcattaatgtggtaattttcataaatttccagtttacaaactttgaattttcaaaaactaatgatgttcttatcccaggcattaCCTTAGCCgcatttggcataactttttttggaattttggatcctcattgctcttcaactttgtacttgtttgcttttataaatattttgatatgagcgtcactgatgagtcatatataaacaaaacgcgcgtctggtgtactaagttggtacctttgataactaattactGACAGAATCAAtgaataatcaatttgttaacAAATGGAAAAGCAGTAAGTTCAGTGCTGTCATAAGACAATTTACTATGTCATGTACTAATTACGTTTTGATATTccctttttaaaacaatgaacTCTGCTTTCGTTATGCGACAAAaacgagttttttttttgtagcacTGGGGCTATGTTAGTCAGCATATTTTCTCATTTCGAGTCTTTGAAATTGGCTGTTCGTAACATATGCTACAATATTCAATAACTTAGAGCTATCAAACAGTTTAAGACTTTATTTAATTCGTTCACATGATTGTATTTTCATTACATACGAATAGTACATAGATAGAACTTATGGAAAGTTTAAAGACATCTTTATAGCCTAATGGTAGCGATCCTGTACCTTCCGCACCACCCTTAATCATAGAAGGGTTTTGtacgatttgttttaaaagttcaaTTATACGGTTAGTATATATCAACTCCACCAGAAAAGTAGTATTTTAGGTGAATCAAATCAGTCATTACGTTTTActtgaaattttattcaaacaaatcaaGAAAACCGCGCATTATTGCGTTAAAGTCAAAATAATCTGTAAAATCATATGATACCAAGAATCTTGTAATATCAAATGTTATGACGAGTGATggtataaaaacataaaatcgtAAGTTCTTATTTGTCAATGGAAaacagtatgttttttttttattttcaaaattaaacatattttttttaataatcactTGTTACATCAACCCTCATTTTCGTAGGGAAGCAAATAAGGGGGCTCCGATTTTTACAGTCTCATTTGTCGGGGGAAAGCAAACGAGAAAAAACCCTCCCATTATAAATCATAAACATCTACCTTTATAAATATTAGTTATCATTGTACATGCAATCATGATCGATCTATAAATCTATACCTCACAccatatttaattatttgaataaagtatttgtttaatctttatttatttctcacAAAGGCTGTCTGTTCTTATTGAGCAGATTCAATTTTATAGTACATCAAGTCGttctttttgttcttttgaAAACAGTATTCTTTAATCTGTATCTACGCGTGGTCAGGGCCCGGTTGTTCAAAAGTGTCGTTACGCACGCAAACGACACTTTAACGACTGCGTTAGCTTAACGACACTTTTGAACAACTGGGCCCTGGTGACTAGTcattatatgtacaaaatttcaTCAAACCTTAATGCAACTGCAATATAAATTACTTGGAATTTcaatcaaaagttttttttttttttttaatatgaacaaAGGACCATACGTATattaatataactaaaataTCACAAGCAATATAGTAAAAGTAAACTGACACAATTATATTCCCACGAAATGGTAGCTTATCTTAAATTCAGGGGAAATAAGAAACCGGACAATTGTAactctatttttaaaaatgacaaacaagaTTTTATACGGAAATCGATAAAGTGTCATCAGAGATTTAATCACAAAATCTACGAAAATAGGAAACTGGAAATTTTTTCACATgtaatgcaaatttaaaatatctctGACAATGTTAACTAGAAAAAAACTAGTTATACATCTTATGTCAACCAAATTGTACAGCGAGAAGAAAGTTTACTTGGACGTCATGTTGATCTTTTCATGTTAAAAGATATCCAAAATATAGACAGGGTAGGTCAACTTTTAATCAACTTAGTGTAAATATTTAGAATgtaaaaacattattatttcttttttgatttaaaatcgaTGAAATTGAAGTAAACAATCTTTTTTTCTGTCAGATGATCATGAAAGTTTAATATGATTGCAGAGGACATGCTAAGATTTCAAAACCAGTGTaaaggagggacgaaagataccaaagggacagtcaaactcgtaaatctaaaacaaactgacaacgccatgactaaaaatgaaaaagacaaacagaaaaacaatagtacacatgacacaacatagaaaactaatgaataaacaacacgaaccccacaaaaaactaggggtgatctcaggtgctccggaagggtaagcagatcctgctccacatgcggcacccgtcgtgttgcttatgtgatttcAAATCAGGTAAATAGTCTAaatcggtaggtcaaattcatgaaagggaaggggattgtagttacgacgtaaggaacatatccgatatcatttgtgaaacggttattccataacggtcaaccaactcgtgatggcgtccgtaaaatttacgaagggatgatttcaacttcaccatttggaactcttggtttaatagcttccttgtgagcagtaaccctctatcaagaaaatcatgataggaaatgcaagcacgggaatatcgtatcaattgggagatatataccccgtatgcaggtgctgctggaatgttgctacttagaaatggaaagttcacaattggaaagctgaaatcatctcttttgtcgtaaagttttgtcttcaaccgaccctcattgtcaatttctagatgtaagtcaagatatgaagccgacttaactgtatctgtagtatcctttatccccaattcgatgggatagatgcaaTGTAAGTAGTGATTCAAACTGTATTCTAAGATagtttatttgtgtttatttggtattctttaacaaacaaaaaaaggtaaTTAAATGGATTCATCAGTTTAAATTCATTatcgttatttttttaaatagcttGCAATATTATCGTAATTgtaaaaaatcacaaaactactgaactgaaaagaaaattgaaataggAAAGACCCTAATCAATACATAGAGTTTCCCACAATGCTCCAATGTATAAAGAATAATTTCGCCTGAATAGGGGATCATTGACAGTGCTGactttatgtattttttaaacgATTAGCATTTATAGACCACCGTTGTTTCATACTgttgatatatagaatatacacATTATGTGTATTCCATCCAAATACACACTGTTTTTATCAAAGATTTTGCGTTTCGTCCGCGAGGGTATCAAAAAcgcagtagtcagtacttcggtgctgaaataaatatcaatcatatgagcatttgattaaatttctgttgacaaaacttattttttttttgtgaaaaactaaggattttcttatcctaggaataaattaccttagccgtatttggcagaacatttttggattttgggtcctcaattaacttcaactttgtacttgttttgcttactttttttgatttgagcttaactgatgagtcttatgtagacgaaacgcgcgtatggcgtattaaattataattctggtacctttgacaacgTAACACCACTGGatcaatgccactgctggtggacgtttcgtccccaatggtatcaccagcccagtagccagcaCTTCGGTGCtaatatgaatatcaattttatggtcGTTTAAGTAAATTTTCTGTTGACAAAAccttagatttttaaaaaaactaaggattttcttacctcagttatacgacaaaattattttatatttcttcctGTTAGACGTTTACATTCTGAAGTCAAACACGCGAAGTAAGCAATGCATGTGGttgttacattttataaatgctGTGTGTGCTTCTTTGTTGGATAATTGGTGTTTTGTGTTTGTTCTAAGATTTCTGAGATTGTGACACAGAGATGACTGCTGGACCCgtattttgacaatattaactgttatgtatgttttgttaacgcattgttgtaaataaaatggaatttgatgcgactgtcatacaagggCGAGTGTAAgcactataaaaccagattcaatccaccatttactacatttgaaaatgcctgtatagAGTCAGGTTCAAATAGTCAGAGTTTGATTTGAAACCAAATGTGGACATTTTCTTTATCAATGTGAGCAAACAAACTAAAATTGTGAACACTTCGAATTAATTACCTCCAAAAATTCAATGATATGCAACCTGTGTTGTTCGAGAACTGAACTGTGTTTGGCTAACAGTTACATAACCTGTAACACATTATTTCATCAGTTTTATAATGTCTAATGTGTTTTATCATCAAACTGATGATAGACATCAATTTCAACAGCCAGTGAAAAAACGTATGTGTTATGTGGCCGTCCTCTTCGTTCATACActtaaaaacatcaaacaagttttaaaattctAGCTGCATAAGCGGATGACAACATTgttctagttaaaaaaatattttgcattgtCATAAACTACCAGCTAACTTAATAAAGTATTTGggaatttatatgaaataagaTTTTCCATGTGAAAAAATATAACTCAATAgacaaactttttataatttcatttccaAATTTTTAGTATTAAGTGTTTTAAGTCAAGACGAACAGACTAGATcattcaattatatatatatgctatttAACGACATATTCACAGGTCTTCGTATTGTCGACAGCATTTGAATGGAGGGAGCACAAATGCCACAATTATGCCATATGTGTGAGGAAAATGCGGATATCAAGTTTAAATGCGTAGACTGTGCAATCCTGTTGTGTCCTAGGTGCCGGAAACTCCACGCCAAAGTCAAGACACAGTATGTTCATCGAATTGTCGATCTTAAAGACAAAAGGGCAATATCAAGTGGTACCAAAACCAATCGTGTTATTTCAAATCGTTGTGAGTTTCACGAGGACGAACATTACATTATGTATTGCAAAAGCTGTCAGCGACTCGTGTGTATTACTTGCATTATAACCATGCATCAAAAACACGAGATGAGAGATATGAAACTTATAGATTCTGCTGAAAAAACAAAACTCAAACAGTATCAGgagaaaattgacaaaatcattCTTCCAAAAATATCTAGAAAATTTAATAGATTCGATGATTTGATGGAATTTCATGCAAAGAAGTTCGACACAGCAAAGTCTGAAATTCATGATTGGAATATATACTTAAAGAATACTATAATAACATATTTGGATGACCAAGAGGAGAGATTTTGTGAGAAGATAGACAAAAATATGGACGAAATTAAGCAAAACATTCTACCACAACTTTCCAAACTAGACGACATAAAGACAAACTTAGCAGGTGTACGTTCTGAAATTGATCATGTAACAAATTCCAAAGATTTTactaaaatgatttatattgaaaatagcATTGAGTCGTTTCTTAAGGATGtaaatgcacaaaaaattacaaaacggacacactttttcaatttttctcagAGCGAACTTACATTTCCAAAACTCGGGGACCTGACATT
This Mytilus trossulus isolate FHL-02 chromosome 14, PNRI_Mtr1.1.1.hap1, whole genome shotgun sequence DNA region includes the following protein-coding sequences:
- the LOC134697457 gene encoding uncharacterized protein LOC134697457, which codes for MAAKSSSTKAQVHKQCNMCEETTEVKFRCLDCEYLLCLKCRKMHEKVKALQKHKVVDLKDETVVVTRSIAEKANNCHLHRDETCIMYCKDCEQLVCPSCIIENHQKHTLGDIKVVLQKINFIEKYGTEIDQNILPNILRKLAVCEDLITFHTKKAETTKSKIKEWLGYFARAVEKAVKNQTQDFYEEIDKNVDEIKTRLLPQVSTLNEMKKEVQEIRTKIDTLSSCKNLSKTADLETSINKLSENLNKVGTQERTKFLEFVGKEFKTSFMPLLGELRLRAVFELNLVSSIATAVNSIDKIISCNNNQILVRNWESRKMWKFKLENEKAIELGNWAMDVKDIAALRSGDILLILADKTEVRHIPYLRQYDSDHNQSIADISAFFFDTTPQIPTTVHVTRKNNVILSTVEPGRDWLPMDSPCKVQIIVLTEQGHIISQFDYDKDLFCFPNRIASFGSDICVADSISDYSGRLVTLDSTGKVRWTYGDEEQNSVVIADMVSTPLSNIILFDACQRVLRALDSEGRFLNTWRLQDFSINDAYAMTMSSDEKLLIGSGHTGKNLHVLELRE